One uncultured Campylobacter sp. DNA window includes the following coding sequences:
- the ftsA gene encoding cell division protein FtsA, translated as MSEYILGLDIGSTKIRAIIAKNDGIFAVLGVGQSDTLGIKKGVITNIEQAAGSIKQAVKAAVKGAGRSYDKAIISISGSYAKSVKSRGVITMENEIGLDEIKRAMQVAEAQANVPSDSVILHVLPYDFRVDEQEHIEDPLGMSGTRLEVSTHIVIAPESSIKNLKKSVEMAGVKVDNIVLSGYASSISTLSKDEKELGVVLIDMGGATCDIVIHLGNSLRYNDVVMFGSNNVTNDLSRALHTPLPYAENIKITYNDLINQGNSEVELPVLGDSESENHIISLEIISQVILARVKETFDMIADKIERSGYKDRIGAGIVITGGMAKLDDVRDLAAIVFDNTSVRVARAKSVGGLHEIADDISNSCALGLCMYGFGEFTPYEMDSNGKLRYKDEVINKAPKRNVNEYYEKEVSKAIEKEGVRADSGAAKKEDLNIQLPKKDGQNFFNKIWSSMKNWF; from the coding sequence GTGAGTGAGTATATTTTAGGTCTAGATATAGGCTCGACCAAGATCCGCGCCATAATCGCTAAAAACGACGGTATTTTCGCCGTATTGGGTGTTGGTCAGTCCGATACCTTGGGTATCAAAAAGGGCGTTATCACAAACATAGAGCAAGCCGCGGGCTCAATAAAACAAGCGGTGAAAGCAGCAGTAAAAGGCGCTGGTAGAAGCTACGATAAAGCCATTATATCTATCTCTGGCTCATACGCCAAAAGCGTTAAATCTCGCGGCGTCATAACTATGGAAAATGAGATCGGGCTGGATGAAATAAAGCGCGCTATGCAGGTTGCCGAAGCTCAGGCTAACGTGCCTAGCGATAGCGTAATCTTGCATGTGCTTCCGTATGATTTTAGGGTTGATGAGCAGGAACACATCGAAGACCCCCTTGGCATGAGTGGCACGCGTCTAGAGGTATCCACGCATATCGTTATCGCTCCCGAAAGCTCAATTAAAAATTTGAAAAAATCCGTTGAGATGGCGGGAGTAAAGGTAGATAACATCGTCCTTTCAGGCTACGCATCATCCATATCTACGCTTAGCAAGGATGAAAAAGAGCTAGGTGTCGTACTGATCGATATGGGCGGCGCTACATGCGATATAGTCATCCACCTGGGAAATTCCTTACGTTATAACGATGTTGTGATGTTCGGCTCTAATAACGTCACTAACGATCTATCGCGCGCTCTGCACACGCCGCTTCCATATGCGGAAAACATAAAGATCACCTACAACGATCTAATTAATCAAGGCAATAGCGAAGTTGAATTGCCTGTTTTAGGAGATAGCGAGTCGGAAAACCATATCATAAGTCTTGAGATCATTTCGCAAGTAATACTTGCGCGCGTTAAAGAGACCTTCGATATGATAGCCGATAAGATCGAAAGAAGCGGCTATAAAGACCGCATAGGCGCAGGTATAGTTATCACGGGCGGTATGGCGAAGCTAGACGATGTGCGCGATTTAGCAGCGATAGTTTTTGATAACACTTCCGTTAGGGTTGCAAGAGCAAAGAGCGTGGGCGGTCTACACGAGATCGCCGACGATATTTCAAATTCTTGCGCACTAGGACTTTGCATGTATGGCTTTGGTGAATTTACCCCTTACGAGATGGACTCTAACGGCAAACTCCGCTACAAAGACGAAGTTATAAACAAGGCTCCGAAACGAAATGTGAACGAATATTATGAAAAAGAGGTCAGCAAGGCGATAGAAAAAGAGGGCGTCAGAGCGGATAGCGGTGCGGCTAAGAAGGAGGATCTAAATATCCAACTTCCCAAAAAAGACGGACAGAATTTTTTCAATAAAATTTGGTCATCTATGAAAAATTGGTTTTAA
- the rsmH gene encoding 16S rRNA (cytosine(1402)-N(4))-methyltransferase RsmH — translation MQAPHIPVLFSQTIAAFSQLEDGYIIDCTLGYGGHSEGILTANPRLKLIACDRDAEAIEFSRERLSKFKDRIEIHKAKFSEILEILPEQKLRAVRGILADIGVSSLQLDKNCRGFSTKSDALDMRMDESATLDAAYVVNRYSQADLARIFHEYGELTNANAIAAKIATARANAPLTSAKALANLIGTKPVKGRSISTATLAFQAIRIEVNDELGELKRLLTLIEQKSRDSILTNVTVAIISFHSLEDRIVKERFRAWERDCVCPIEFMRCECGGGHSLGKILTKSPIIADAQELAQNSRAASAKLRIFRLK, via the coding sequence GTGCAAGCTCCACATATTCCGGTACTTTTTTCGCAAACGATCGCCGCATTTTCGCAGCTTGAGGACGGCTACATTATTGACTGCACGCTAGGCTACGGAGGGCACAGCGAGGGTATTTTAACCGCTAATCCGCGCCTTAAGCTTATCGCTTGCGACAGAGATGCCGAAGCGATAGAATTTTCGCGCGAGCGGCTCAGTAAATTTAAAGATCGCATAGAAATCCACAAAGCAAAATTTAGCGAAATTTTAGAAATTCTGCCCGAGCAAAAGCTCCGCGCAGTTCGCGGGATATTAGCCGACATCGGCGTTTCATCTCTTCAGCTGGATAAAAACTGCCGCGGCTTTTCCACTAAAAGCGACGCACTAGATATGCGAATGGACGAGAGCGCAACGCTAGATGCAGCGTATGTAGTAAACCGCTACTCGCAAGCGGATCTGGCGCGCATTTTCCACGAATACGGCGAGCTAACAAACGCTAACGCAATCGCTGCTAAAATAGCTACTGCGCGGGCTAACGCGCCGCTAACAAGCGCCAAAGCTTTGGCAAATTTAATCGGAACGAAGCCCGTTAAAGGGCGCAGCATCAGCACGGCTACGCTAGCATTTCAGGCGATCCGCATCGAGGTAAACGACGAGCTTGGCGAGCTAAAACGCCTGCTCACGCTCATTGAGCAAAAATCGCGCGATTCAATTCTAACTAATGTAACTGTCGCTATAATTTCATTCCATTCGCTTGAAGACCGCATAGTAAAGGAGCGATTTAGGGCGTGGGAGCGCGATTGCGTCTGTCCTATCGAGTTTATGCGCTGCGAATGCGGCGGCGGGCATTCGTTAGGCAAAATCCTAACTAAAAGCCCTATAATAGCGGACGCGCAAGAGCTTGCGCAAAACTCGCGGGCTGCAAGCGCGAAGCTTAGAATTTTTCGGCTAAAATAA
- the ftsZ gene encoding cell division protein FtsZ: protein MKGYSMEERKGIYGAKMKVIGVGGGGCNMINHMIREGFTKTDVELMVANTDAQALEKSIANTRILLGENTTKGLGCGMDPALAKMAAEENYDDLKDRLDYSDIVFVGSGLGGGTGTGAAPIVAKAAKEKKALTIGVVTTPFGFEGKKRMRLAQEGLEELKKECDSIIVIPNQNLLKIIDKKTGLKDAFKIVDNVLFQAVNGMISVILESGDSDINVDYADVKKVMTHRGLALMGIGVSEGDGAAEEALKSAIQSPLLDNTSIHGAMGVLVHFKMSPDCSLLEIESAMNIIEDTVDKDADVTWGTTTDPKMENNRVEVTLIATGFERSIEEKKQVASDNVADRRKALLESMGRNSIFSRQKVSSGDFNGDETYDELDEPAFLRNQMD, encoded by the coding sequence GTGAAAGGATATAGTATGGAAGAAAGAAAGGGCATCTACGGTGCCAAGATGAAGGTTATCGGCGTCGGCGGCGGCGGATGCAACATGATAAATCATATGATTCGCGAAGGATTTACCAAGACCGACGTTGAGCTTATGGTGGCTAACACCGACGCGCAGGCATTAGAAAAGTCGATCGCAAATACTAGAATTTTACTAGGCGAAAACACCACCAAAGGCCTTGGCTGCGGTATGGATCCTGCGCTTGCTAAGATGGCTGCAGAGGAGAATTATGACGATCTTAAAGACCGCTTGGACTACTCCGATATTGTTTTCGTAGGCTCCGGTCTAGGCGGCGGTACCGGTACCGGTGCTGCACCTATCGTCGCTAAAGCTGCGAAAGAGAAAAAAGCGCTAACTATCGGCGTCGTTACTACCCCTTTCGGTTTTGAGGGTAAAAAGCGCATGCGACTAGCGCAAGAGGGTCTTGAAGAGCTTAAAAAAGAGTGCGATTCCATAATCGTTATCCCAAATCAAAATTTATTGAAGATCATCGACAAAAAAACCGGCCTAAAAGATGCCTTTAAGATCGTAGATAATGTCCTATTCCAAGCCGTAAACGGTATGATCTCCGTGATCTTAGAATCAGGCGATAGCGATATCAACGTCGATTATGCCGACGTCAAAAAGGTAATGACGCACCGCGGTTTGGCGCTTATGGGTATCGGCGTTAGCGAAGGTGATGGCGCAGCAGAAGAAGCGCTAAAAAGCGCGATCCAATCTCCGCTTTTGGATAATACCTCCATCCACGGCGCTATGGGTGTGCTAGTGCATTTTAAGATGTCGCCTGATTGCTCCTTGCTTGAGATCGAATCCGCGATGAATATCATCGAAGATACCGTAGATAAGGATGCCGACGTTACCTGGGGAACCACCACCGATCCTAAGATGGAAAATAACCGCGTCGAAGTTACTCTCATCGCCACCGGCTTTGAAAGGAGCATCGAGGAAAAAAAGCAGGTCGCCAGCGATAACGTAGCGGATCGTAGGAAGGCGCTTTTAGAAAGCATGGGTCGAAATTCTATCTTTTCTAGACAAAAAGTAAGTAGCGGCGATTTTAACGGAGACGAAACCTACGACGAGCTCGACGAGCCCGCATTCCTACGTAACCAGATGGACTAA
- the truD gene encoding tRNA pseudouridine(13) synthase TruD codes for MKNLYTLNHAPINAHFSKNSSDFVVREVPLYEPSGEGEHCILLLQKKGISTHEALRILSERTGAKMREFGYAGLKDKQGLTTQHVSMPAKFEPALGGFPHESLKILSVQRHKNKLKIGHLKGNDFFIRLKKVLPPDAVKLAAALDTLGREGFANYFGYQRFGKFGDNAAQGEEVLRGQRRLKNPKMRDFLISAYQSELFNRWLSKRVEISKFAAEFSLGEFAKIYGLSNEEAREIAAQPQFFKLLRGEILGHFPRGAFFSCDDLGAECERFAKREITSAGLIVGRAKLRASGLGGRFEDEIFAPAREFEAQMNGSRRFAWSFMERVQHAYDAQNAHFSFSFYLPKGSYATVVLEEILHRDIFEGTATDED; via the coding sequence ATGAAAAATTTATACACCCTAAATCACGCGCCGATAAATGCGCATTTTAGTAAAAACTCAAGCGATTTCGTCGTGCGCGAAGTGCCGCTTTACGAGCCTAGTGGTGAGGGCGAGCACTGCATTTTGCTGCTGCAAAAAAAAGGCATCAGCACGCACGAGGCGCTGCGGATTTTAAGCGAACGCACGGGCGCTAAGATGCGCGAGTTCGGCTATGCGGGGCTTAAAGATAAACAGGGCCTTACGACGCAGCACGTTAGCATGCCCGCTAAATTTGAGCCTGCGCTGGGCGGATTTCCGCACGAGAGCCTTAAAATTTTAAGCGTGCAAAGGCACAAAAACAAGCTTAAAATCGGGCATCTAAAGGGCAACGACTTTTTCATCCGCCTAAAAAAAGTCCTGCCGCCCGACGCCGTCAAGCTCGCAGCCGCGCTAGATACGCTAGGGCGCGAGGGCTTTGCGAACTACTTCGGCTATCAGCGTTTCGGCAAGTTCGGCGACAACGCGGCGCAGGGCGAGGAGGTGCTGCGCGGACAGAGGCGGCTTAAAAACCCCAAAATGCGCGACTTTCTAATCAGCGCCTATCAGAGCGAGCTTTTCAACCGCTGGCTTAGCAAGCGGGTCGAAATTTCAAAATTTGCGGCGGAATTTAGCCTTGGAGAGTTTGCTAAAATTTACGGACTAAGCAATGAGGAGGCGCGCGAGATCGCGGCTCAGCCGCAGTTTTTTAAGCTTTTAAGGGGCGAGATTTTAGGACACTTTCCCCGTGGCGCGTTTTTTAGCTGCGACGATCTTGGCGCTGAGTGCGAGCGGTTCGCGAAGCGAGAAATCACGAGCGCAGGTCTAATCGTCGGGCGAGCGAAGTTGCGAGCTAGCGGGCTTGGCGGCAGATTTGAAGATGAAATTTTCGCGCCTGCTCGCGAGTTTGAGGCGCAGATGAATGGCTCGCGCAGGTTTGCATGGAGCTTTATGGAGCGCGTGCAGCACGCCTATGATGCGCAAAATGCGCATTTTAGCTTCAGTTTTTATCTGCCGAAAGGCTCTTACGCGACGGTCGTTTTGGAAGAAATTTTGCACCGAGATATATTCGAGGGTACCGCTACGGACGAGGATTGA
- a CDS encoding peptidylprolyl isomerase yields the protein MIEWMQKHKKSLIPTIWISTIAFVGAGFVGWGAYDMNANRAGSIARVGQISITNQELNTKYSELYNRLSAMSDGQFTQEQAKNMHLDQIAVDQLIGEAYFLNFAKDLGVQASDKDVAEFVLNSPNFQENGAFSKELYNNVVKNSGLTKKEFERNLQKALTLEKLGKALKITPSPKIVEAFAASQLMQDKVSAEIIYADANVTFNDDELKKFWEGEKSHFMTEKKYTLGAYFVAPSNVDVNDTELSKFYEEHRGEYRSLDDKLLDFAEAKPNVLKDYRMDQVKKDATKDYLEIKKGKLDTNETIVATASNFPISEIEVAKPGDVIKPFEYKGGYLIAKLNGVEQPRQMSFEEAKSLASKEFEIKKRKELLEKRAQDALKNFKGEDFGTLSLNSKNNTKLSDDEFYKFLIDMFNKPAKEGIVMFDNKAVVYKISQQSLGSSEEIDKEKTIVADRITALLNSNLQDDLTKMLEKRYKTERYFKGKDSE from the coding sequence ATGATAGAATGGATGCAAAAGCATAAGAAGTCGCTTATACCGACTATTTGGATAAGCACGATAGCTTTCGTGGGCGCAGGCTTCGTCGGCTGGGGCGCATATGATATGAACGCTAACCGCGCAGGCTCAATCGCTAGAGTAGGGCAGATCTCTATAACAAATCAAGAACTAAACACAAAATATTCCGAACTATACAACAGGCTGAGTGCTATGAGCGATGGGCAATTTACTCAAGAACAAGCCAAAAATATGCATCTAGATCAGATCGCAGTAGATCAGCTAATCGGCGAGGCATATTTTCTAAATTTTGCTAAAGATCTAGGCGTTCAGGCTAGTGATAAAGATGTCGCGGAATTTGTGCTAAACTCGCCGAATTTCCAAGAAAATGGCGCATTTAGTAAGGAACTTTACAACAACGTAGTAAAAAATTCTGGACTTACCAAGAAAGAATTTGAGCGTAATCTACAAAAGGCTCTAACTTTAGAAAAGCTCGGCAAAGCGCTAAAAATAACACCTAGCCCTAAGATTGTAGAAGCATTTGCAGCATCGCAGCTGATGCAGGATAAGGTTTCTGCAGAGATAATCTACGCAGACGCTAACGTCACTTTTAACGACGACGAGCTAAAGAAATTTTGGGAAGGCGAGAAATCACATTTTATGACTGAGAAAAAATATACTCTCGGAGCGTATTTTGTGGCGCCTAGCAATGTCGATGTGAATGATACGGAACTAAGTAAATTTTATGAAGAGCACAGAGGCGAGTATAGAAGCCTGGATGATAAACTATTGGATTTTGCAGAAGCCAAACCTAATGTCTTAAAAGATTACCGAATGGATCAGGTTAAAAAAGACGCTACAAAGGATTATCTGGAGATTAAAAAAGGCAAGCTCGATACTAATGAAACCATAGTCGCTACGGCTAGCAATTTTCCAATATCTGAGATTGAGGTTGCAAAGCCAGGAGATGTCATCAAGCCTTTCGAGTACAAAGGCGGATATTTGATTGCTAAACTGAACGGCGTAGAGCAGCCTAGGCAGATGAGCTTTGAAGAGGCTAAGTCTTTGGCTTCTAAAGAATTTGAAATAAAAAAACGTAAAGAGCTACTTGAAAAAAGAGCTCAAGATGCGCTTAAAAATTTCAAAGGCGAAGATTTCGGCACGCTATCTCTTAATAGTAAAAATAATACCAAACTAAGCGATGACGAATTTTATAAATTTCTTATCGATATGTTTAATAAGCCTGCGAAAGAAGGGATAGTGATGTTTGATAACAAAGCCGTAGTATATAAAATTTCACAGCAGAGCCTAGGTAGCAGCGAAGAGATAGATAAAGAAAAAACGATCGTAGCCGATAGGATAACCGCTTTATTAAATTCCAATCTGCAAGACGATTTAACCAAAATGCTAGAAAAGCGCTATAAAACCGAAAGATATTTTAAAGGTAAAGACAGTGAGTGA
- a CDS encoding DNA recombination protein RmuC, whose protein sequence is MGADGILLAAFAFFAALVLALLIALVLQNRRISDANSALSELLSERLTAQSAKASAELFKLNQSLNDGFNDKLYYLNRSLGEGLQRQNSALSENLSSLDRGFKDIAENLARMSEQNKTSLQVRDEIARLNSILGNVKLRGNFGEYRLERILSMIYGQNAAFYELQKHLPNGRIADCALHIAKEKILCIDSKFPLQSYEKIIAASASNDAAALASADKQLAADMKKHAADIAEKYIIPPLSTEFAVLFVPSEAVFVYVCERLPQVLEYCAQIGIFAASPTTLLALLSTIRTFVKDEALAQNIKSVKDEIYALKSDFEAHAKYATSLQTYADKLAAQAELLSKNAKSLKARFERFSEL, encoded by the coding sequence ATGGGCGCTGATGGGATTTTGCTCGCGGCGTTTGCGTTTTTTGCTGCGCTAGTGCTTGCCCTGCTGATCGCACTCGTGCTGCAAAACCGCCGCATAAGCGATGCAAACTCCGCGCTTAGCGAGCTTTTAAGCGAAAGGCTCACAGCTCAAAGTGCAAAAGCGAGCGCCGAGCTTTTTAAGCTAAATCAAAGCCTAAACGACGGCTTTAACGATAAGCTCTATTATCTTAATAGGTCCCTGGGCGAGGGTTTGCAGCGCCAAAACAGCGCGCTTAGCGAGAATTTAAGCTCGCTGGATCGTGGCTTTAAGGACATAGCGGAAAATCTAGCGCGAATGAGCGAGCAAAATAAAACTTCACTTCAGGTGCGTGACGAAATCGCAAGGCTAAACTCGATTTTAGGCAACGTCAAGCTGCGTGGCAACTTCGGCGAATACCGATTAGAGAGAATTTTATCGATGATTTATGGGCAAAACGCCGCGTTTTACGAGCTGCAAAAGCATCTACCAAACGGCAGGATCGCGGACTGCGCGCTACATATCGCAAAAGAAAAAATTCTTTGCATCGACTCAAAATTTCCACTTCAAAGCTATGAAAAGATCATCGCCGCCTCCGCCTCAAACGACGCCGCAGCGCTTGCTAGTGCGGATAAACAGCTAGCCGCAGATATGAAAAAGCACGCCGCAGATATCGCAGAGAAATACATCATACCGCCTCTTAGCACGGAGTTTGCGGTGCTATTCGTGCCCAGCGAAGCAGTTTTTGTATATGTCTGCGAGAGGCTGCCGCAGGTGCTTGAGTACTGCGCGCAAATCGGCATTTTTGCGGCATCGCCCACGACGCTGCTGGCGCTTTTAAGTACGATCCGCACCTTCGTAAAAGACGAGGCGCTAGCGCAAAATATAAAATCGGTAAAAGATGAAATTTACGCGCTAAAATCGGACTTTGAGGCACATGCTAAGTATGCGACGTCGCTTCAAACATACGCAGATAAGCTCGCTGCGCAAGCGGAGCTTTTAAGCAAAAATGCAAAATCTCTAAAAGCCCGCTTTGAGCGTTTTAGCGAGCTGTAA
- a CDS encoding pyridoxamine 5'-phosphate oxidase family protein: protein MRRRDRQLSEDEALKIIDESEYATLSCIDESGEIFSVPISPVRDADVIYLHGAPAGTKAKLFQNRRAVTAVFVSYNRVPTPSDEEYRSIANDAAALGSRVYTTEYRSAIAVCEANEVLDDERKIYALRILCEKYTPNYMSRVEFASRASLKRTKIYELKIKSVTAKAKIL, encoded by the coding sequence ATGCGCAGACGAGATAGGCAGCTAAGCGAAGATGAGGCGTTAAAAATCATCGACGAGAGCGAATACGCTACGCTTAGCTGCATCGACGAGAGCGGCGAAATTTTTAGCGTGCCTATCTCGCCCGTGCGCGATGCAGACGTTATTTATCTCCACGGCGCGCCTGCCGGTACAAAGGCGAAACTCTTTCAAAACAGACGCGCGGTAACGGCGGTTTTTGTTAGCTACAACCGCGTTCCTACCCCAAGCGATGAAGAATACCGATCTATCGCAAACGACGCTGCCGCTTTAGGCTCTAGAGTTTATACGACGGAGTACCGCAGCGCGATCGCCGTTTGCGAAGCAAACGAGGTGTTAGATGACGAGCGTAAAATTTACGCCCTGCGGATACTTTGCGAAAAATACACCCCAAACTATATGTCGCGCGTGGAGTTTGCCTCCAGAGCATCATTAAAGCGCACAAAAATTTACGAACTCAAAATAAAATCCGTAACCGCAAAGGCTAAAATTTTATAG
- a CDS encoding class II aldolase and adducin N-terminal domain-containing protein, which translates to MDEYYYEILRKISLSMFRDRLFGIFHGSISAKIKENQFLINKKDAIFDNLDRDDFITLFSKKDYRWQDASIDSDIHINIYKNIKEAKFVTYATPPYLVAYTLEHDFILPRDYFGASKFKRIEIYDPKNYDDWHERAPYEICNYMINENSDIMVIRGYGIFAHARSAQQMAKKIAILEMSSKLLLLS; encoded by the coding sequence ATGGACGAGTATTATTATGAAATTTTACGCAAAATTTCGCTTTCGATGTTTAGAGATAGGCTTTTTGGGATCTTTCACGGCTCTATTTCAGCAAAAATTAAAGAAAATCAGTTCTTGATCAACAAAAAAGACGCGATTTTCGATAACCTGGATAGGGATGATTTTATAACGCTGTTTTCAAAAAAAGACTACCGCTGGCAAGATGCTAGCATCGATAGCGATATACATATAAATATTTACAAAAATATAAAAGAGGCGAAATTCGTAACCTACGCGACACCGCCATATCTTGTCGCATATACGCTGGAGCATGATTTCATTTTGCCGCGAGATTACTTTGGGGCGAGTAAATTTAAGCGCATTGAAATTTACGATCCTAAGAACTACGACGACTGGCACGAGCGCGCGCCGTACGAAATTTGTAACTATATGATAAATGAAAATAGCGATATAATGGTGATTCGCGGCTATGGGATTTTTGCCCATGCAAGGAGCGCGCAGCAAATGGCGAAAAAAATAGCGATTTTAGAAATGAGTTCAAAGCTGCTTTTGCTAAGCTAA